The Pseudomonas hefeiensis genomic sequence ATTCTGGTTGAAGTCACCACCCACGTGAACAACGAGGCGGCGCAACTGAACCAGAAAGACAAACAGCGCATCCTGGACGCCAAAACCACCGAAATCATCACCCTCACGCCGCAAGAGCGCGGCGAGTGGCGCGACAAGATGAAGCCGGTATGGAAGAAGTTTGAAGGTGACATCGGTGCTGATCTGATCAAAGCCGCCGAAGCCTCCAACAAGGCTCAGTAATGGGTTGGCCGGTGCTGCCACCCTGGCAGCGCCGGCCTGTCGTCCCCCCTGCAGGAGATGTCATCCATGAACGCCCTTCGGCGCATCTGGGAACACTTCGAGGAAGGTTTCATTGCCTTTCTTCTGGCCACCATGACGCTGGTTACTTTCGTCTATGTGGTGCTCAACAACCTCTACACCGTTTTTTATAGCCTCGGTGACAACTGGCCTGCCGCCAGTGAGCCGGCGTTCGCCATTGGCGACAGCATCATGGGCATGGCCCAGGCCATGACCTGGAGCAGCTCGCTGACCAAGGCACTGTTTGGCTGGCTGATCTTTTTCGGATTGTCCTACGGCGTGCGTACGGCCGGGCATATCGGCGTGGATGCGCTGGTGAAACTGGCGAGCAAACCAGTACAACGCTTTATCGGCGTGATCGCCTGCCTGTGCTGCCTGACTTACGCCGGGCTGCTGGCCGTCGCCAGTTTCGAGTGGATCAACACCCTGATGATCGCGCAGATCGGCGCAGAGGACCTGGGCCACTTCGGCATCATGCAATGGCACATCGGCCTGATCGTGCCGGTGGGTTTTGCGTTGGTGTTTATCCGTTTCGCGGAAATTCTCGTGCGCATCCTGATGAATCGTCAGACAGGCCTGGGCCTGGCCGATGAAGCGGCGGAAGCCATCAAATTGACTGAACACGAGGAAGACAAGCCATGACCATTGCCTTCCTGTTCGTGGCGCTGTTCGTGCTGATGTTTATCGGCGTGCCCATCGCCATTTCGTTGGGGTTGGCCGGTTCGCTGACCATCATTTTCTTCAGCCCGGACTCAGTGCGGTCCCTGGCGATCAAGCTGTTCGAAACCTCTGAACACTACACGCTGCTGGCGATTCCGTTCTTCCTGCTGGCCGGTGCGTTCATGACCACCGGTGGCGTGGCGCGACGCCTGATCGACTTTGCCAACGCCTGCGTCGGGCATATCCGTGGCGGTCTGGCGATTGCGGCGGTGCTGGCGTGCATGCTGTTTGCGGCATTGTCGGGCTCAAGCCCTGCGACCGTAGCGGCGGTCGGTTCCATCGCCATCGCCGGTATGGTGCGCTCGGGTTATCCACAGTCGTTTGGCGCCGGCATCGTCTGCAACGCCGGCACCCTGGGTATCCTGATTCCGCCGTCGATCGTGATGGTGGTCTACGCCGCTGCGACGGAAACCTCAGTCGGCAAGCTGTTCATGGCCGGGGTGATTCCCGGTGTGCTGCTGGGGTTATCGTTGATGGTGGCGATTTACATCGTCGCGGTGAAAAAGAACCTGCCCGCCCTGCCCCGCGCAACATTGCGCGAATGGCTGGCCACAGCGCGTAAGGCGGCCTGGGGCCTGTTGTTGATGGTGATCATCCTCGGCGGGATTTATTCGGGGATGTTCACGCCGACCGAAGCGGCTGCGGTGGCGGCGGTGTACTCGGCGTTTATCGCATTGTTCGTCTACAAAGACCTGACAATTCGCGAAACCCCGAAGGTGCTGCTCGAATCGGCCAAGCTGACCATCATGCTGATGTTCATCATTGCCAACGCCATGCTCTTCGCTCATGTGCTGACCACCGAGCAACTGCCGCAACAAATCACCGCGTGGGTGATCGAGGCCGGGCTGACGCCGGTGACCTTCCTGCTGGTGGTCAACATCGTGCTGCTGATTGCCGGTGCGTTCATGGAGCCTTCGGCGATCATTCTGATCCTGGCGCCGATCCTGTTCCCTATCGCCATGCAACTGGGCATCGACCCGATCCACCTGGGCATCATCATGGTGGTGAACCTGGAGATCGGCCTGATCACGCCTCCGGTGGGGCTGAACCTGTTCGTCACCTCAGCGGTGACCGGCATGTCGCTGCCCGCCACCATCCGCGCGGCCATGCCATGGCTGATGATCCTGCTGACGTTCCTGATGCTGATTACCTATGTGCCATGGATCTCGCTGGCCTTGCCGAACTGGCTGGGGATGAACTAGCCCCGACTGAAGACACACGCAGTGGCGGGGGAGTCTGCTCCCTCGCCACCGCGCTGTCGGGCTAAGCCTGTGTCGCACCGTCGACCAATAAAAGGGAAGCCTCTCCATGCTAAGACCTCTTCGCAAAGCGCTCGCCTTTACCTTGAGTTTCAGTCTATTGGGCTCAGCCATGGCGGCTGAACCGATCGTGATCAAGTTTTCCCACGTGGTGGCCGAACAAACGCCCAAGGGCCAGGGCGCGTTGATGTTCAAGAAACTGGTGGATGAACGCTTGCCGGGCCGCGTGAAGGTCGAGGTGTATCCCAACTCCACGTTGTTTGGCGATGACAAGGAGATGGAAGCGCTGTTGCTGGGTGACGTGCAGATCATTGCGCGCTCGCTGGCCAAATTCGACCAGTACACCCGATCAGTGCAGTTGTTCGACTTGCCGTTTCTGTTCAACGACATTGCCGCGGTGGACCGCTTCCAGCAGAGCACGCCAGGGCAGAAGCTGCTCAAGTCCATGGAAAGCAAGAACATCACCGGCCTGGCCTATTGGCACAACGGCATGAAGCAGTTGTCGGCCAACAAACCCCTGCGTGTACCCGAGGATGCCCGTGGCCTGAAGTTCCGGGTCCAGAGTTCGGCCGTGCTGGAAGAACAATTCAAGGCGGTGGAGGCCAGGCCCCAACCGATGATTTTCTCTGTGGTGTACCAGGGTCTGCGCACCGGTTTGGTCAACGGCACGGAAAACACCTACTCAAACTTCTACAACCAGAAACAGCATCAAGTACAGAAGTACATCACCGAATCCAACCACGGCATCCTCGACTACATGCTGATCGCCTCGTCCGACTTCTGGAACGGCCTGCCGCCGGATATCCGCAGCGAACTGGACAAGATCGTGGCCGAGGCCACCGCCTATGCAAACAGTGAGGCGGATCGACTGAACCAGCAGGACAAGCAGTTCATCCTCGACGCCGGGACTACCGAGATCATTAGCCTCACGCCGCAGCAGCGCAACGCCTGGCGCGACAGGATGAAACCGGTGTGGGCCAAGTTTGAAAAAGAAATTGGGCCGGATTTGATCAAAGCCGCAGAAGCGTCCAACCAGGTGCAGTGACGCAACAAAGCCCAGTGCTCCCTCACCACAAAAGCCGGAGCACTAGGCCTTTTCACCGAGCCCCAGCTACCCAGCGCATTGCGTTATGATCCCCGGCTCCACCGGAACCAGAGCTTTACTCGCGAATGTTGCCGTCCTCCTCTGACATCTCCCCTGCCCTGCCCCCTGTCCTGGTCGGCCCGCTGTTGCGGCGGCTGGAGCCCACGCGGCTGGTGATGTGGCTGGTGGGTACACGCCCCCTCACATTGACGCTGCGTGTGGACGGTGTCGGCGATCTCCCCCTGGATGCCACACGCTGCACCGTCGTGCCCGTGGGGCAGCAGGCTTTTGTACACCTGATCGATGTACGACTGGACACCGCCCTGCCCCAGGACGTGGCGATTGACTACGACCTGCTGGTGGACGGCGCCTCCATTGCCGAATGGGCGCCCCATCTGTTGTATGGCCAGGCGCAGTGCCCGAACTTCGTACTGCATTCGCGTATCGATCAGTTGGTCCATGGCTCCTGCCGCAAACCCCACTACCCGACCAACGACGGCTTGCTCTGCGTCGACCGGCTGTTGGCACAAGCCCCGCAGCAGCGTCCGGCGCTGTTGATGATGAGCGGTGATCAGGTCTATGCCGATGACGTCGCCGGACCGATGCTGCGGGCGATTCATGGGTTGATCGAGCGGCTGGGGTTGTTCGAGGAATGCCTGGACGGCGCGGTGGTGGAAGACAGCGCCAAGCTCTATGAACACCCGGCCAGTTACTACCACCGCGCCGATTTATTACCGGCGCTGGAAAGCAACGAAACCCTGCGCGAGCGGTTTTTCGGCGGGGCCCGTAAGCCGATATTCACCAGCAGCAGCGCCGACAACCATCTAGTGACCTTCGCTGAAGTCATGGCGATGTACTTGCTGGTGTGGTCACCCGTGCCGTGGACGCTGATCGACCCGCAACCGCCGGAACTGACCGCCGAGCGGCGCCAGCGCTACGCTCTGGAACAGCAGCGCATCGATGGCTTCAAGACCGGTCTTGGGGGCGCGGCGCGGGTGTTTGCGCACCTGTCGTGCCTGATGATTTTCGACGATCACGACATCACCGATGACTGGAATTTATCGGCGCAGTGGGAAGAAACGGCCTACGGCCACCCGTTCTCCAAGCGCATCATCGGCAACGCGCTGATCGCCTACATGCTCTGCCAGGGCTGGGGCAACAACCCGGACGCGTTTGATGACGTAGTCCAGCAAACCGTGGCCCTGAGCAACACCGCCCGGGACCGCTACCTCGACAGCGGCCCGCAGGACAAATTGATCGACACGCTGCTGGGTTTCCAACAATGGCATTACGTATTGCCGACCACCCCGGCCCTGGTGGTGCTCGACACCCGCACCCGCCGCTGGCGCAGCGAGCGCAACCTCAAGCAGCCTTCGGGATTGCTCGATTGGGAAGCCCTGAGCGAACTTCAGCAGGAACTGCTGGATCACCCCTCGGCGATCATTGTTTCACCGGCGCCGATCTTCGGTGTGAAGCTGATCGAAACCGTGCAACGGGTGTTCAGTTGGTGCGGTTATCCGTTACTGGTGGACGCGGAAAACTGGATGGCTCATCGCGGTGCGGCGCAAGTGATCCTGAACATTTTCCGGCACTCGCGCACACCCGGTAATTACGTGGTGCTGTCCGGGGATGTGCATTATTCCTTCGTCTATGAGGTGTTGATCCCACACCGCAAGGGCGGCCCACGCATCTGGCAGATCACCAGCAGCGGCATCAAGAATGAGTTCCCGCCGGCGCTGCTGGAATGGTTCGATCGCCTGAACCGTTGGCTCTACTCGCCCCGCTCACCCCTGAACTGGTTCACCAAGCGCCGCAGCATGCGCATCGTTCCTCACACCCCCGAACATGCCGAAGCTGGAGAGCGGTTGTGGAACTCGGCGGGGATCGGGCAGGTGTTCTTCAATGAACTGGGGCAGCCGACGCAGATATTCCAGCACAACGCCAACGGCAAACCGCCGACGCGCATGCTGGCGCCGCAAGAGCCTTCGGCCTGAGCCGAGTGGGAGTGGGCTCGGTGGTGAGCACTCTAATGTGTGGGAGCGGGCTTGCTCGCGAAGGCGGCGGCACCTCCAATACTTGCGCAAGCTGACACTGCGCTTTCGCGAGCAAGCCCGCTCCCACAGGGTTGATGGTGTCCGTCAGCTGTCGGCCAGACCAACCAGGGCATTCAAAACACCAACTGCAGCGTCTGCTGACCTTCCAGGCTCAGGAGGAACTGTTTGGCCGCAAGGCCGCCCGCAAAGCCGGTGAGGCTGCCACCGGTGCCGATGACGCGGTGGCAGGGGGCGATGATGGAGATGGGGTTGCGGCCGTTGGCGGCGCCTACCGCCCGCACCGCCGTAGGTTGGCCGATCTGGATGGCGATGTCGCGGTAACTGCGGGTTTCACCGAACGGAATCGTCAACAGCGCCTGCCAGACCCGGACCTGGAAGTCGGTGCCGGCAAAGTCCAGCTCCAACTCGAACCGGCGGCGCTGGCCGGCGAAATACTCCATGAGCTGGCGCTCGGTTTCCTTGAGGACCGGGTGCTGGCTGTGCTCTTCCAAAGGCCCCAGGCGCACGCGGTTGAGACGCTCGTTTTCCCAGAGGATGGCCGCCAGTTTTGTATCCCGGGCAACGAGGATCAGTTGGCCCACGGGGGATGGGATGGTTTTGTACAGGGGTAACATCAGGTAATTCCTTTACTGACCTCTGACTGGCTTTTTGTGGCGAGGGGTTCATCCCCGCTGGGGTGCGCAGCAGCCCTAAAACCTGAGATATCGATGTGTCAGGCAAAAATCATGTCTTAAATTTCCAGGGGCTGCTGCGCACCCCAGCGGGGATGAATCCCCTCGCCACAGGGCCTCATGTCATGCCAGCTAGCCTCTAGCCCAACAACCCCAACACCTTCGCTCGCGCCACAGCCTGGGTGCGGCGCTCCACGCCGAGTTTGCTGTTGATATGGCTGGCGTGGGTCTTGACCGTGTGCAGCGAGATGAACAACTGCTCGCTGATTTCCTGGTTCGAACAGCCTTGGGCAATCAATTGCAGCACCGCCCGCTCACGGCTACTGAGGTTTTCTACGGGGACCGACGGTTCGGCAGTTTGCGCCGTCATCGACGGCAGGCGCTCGAGCAGGTTCTGACGCAAGGTACTGGGTGGTGCGTGCAACAGTTGCTCGCGCAGCCACTCGCGATGTTCGCCCAGTAACCATTCGAACGGCTGCAGCACGCCGCCAGCGGCGGCTTCGAGGGCTTGGGCCAGGGTAATGCGGGCTTCGGGCTCGCGACCGAGGCTCAGCAACAAGGCAACCTTCTGGTTAAGTGCCATCACACTGAGCATCTGTCGGCCGGTTTGCTGGCCGTGTTCAAGCAAGGCATTGAGCCGACCTTCGGCCAACATGGGCTGGCCCCGGATGGACTCCAGCACCGCCTGTTGCAACTCGACATGCAGCGGCAGTTGCGGGTGAAATTCCGGCGGCGCAGCGGCGCGCTCACCCGTGTAGGTCTGCCCCAGTCGCGCCAGCCAGGCTTCGGCCAGGTCCGTACGGCCCTGGGCCAGCCAGAGTTCGCATTTGACCAGGGTGATCATGGCCAGGTAGTAAATCGGCGGAACGTCCCAGATATGCATCAGGCGCTCGGCTTCGGCCAGTTCGGCAAAGGCCCGGGCGAATTCGCGAGCATGGCCTTCAACCCGCGCGATCACGCAGTGGCCGATCAACACGCTGATGTCACGGCACGCCCGCGCTTCGGTGAGGCCGGCCTGCAACCGCGCCAACCCGGCCTGGGGTTGCATGCGCAAGGTCAGCAGGAACCCCTCGTAAAGAATCAACCGCGCCCGCACGGCATACAACCGTTGCGGCGAGAGTGCGTGCAGACGTTGCAGGCCCTGGCGCACTTCATCGAGCGCCCGCAGGATCTCCCCTCGCGCTTGCAACACCCGGGCGCGGTCGTAATGGGCCAGGGCCTCGAACAACGGGTTACCGACGCGCTGCGCCAACTCCAGGGAGTCACGGTTCAAGGCCCGGGCGCGCCACAGGTCACCGTCGGCAATCGCCAGGTTCGACAGCGTGGACAGGCACATCAGACGTTGGCCGTAACGCTTTTGCGGCAGGCTCTCCAAGGCTTCGGTGCAGTAACGCACAGTGGTCTCGCGATCCCCACGGCCACGGGCAATGATCCCGCTCAGGGCCAGCCATTGGGCGAGCATGGATTTTTGCGCGGTGGCCGAAGGCGCCGGCAGGAAGCGACTCAGATGGGCGGCCAGTTCTTCAGCGGCGTCCAGCTGGCAGGCCAGCCCCAGCGCCCAGCTATACAGCACGATCAACCGCGGAGTGCTGATGAGCAGGCTGTCGGGCAAGTCCATTTTCCAGCGCAGCAACATGCCGACGTTCTGTTCGGCCAGCAATTGCTCCTCAGAGAGGTTCTGCACCAGGTTCGCCGCCACATCCAGGTGCCCGGCCCGTAGCGCCTGCTCCACGGCCTCGTCGATCAGGCCCTGGGCATTGAACCAGCGGCAGGCCCGCAGGTGCAGGGTCGCGGCCGGCACCATGGCCGGCGCACTGGGACGGCTGCGCAGCAAGTCGGAAAACAGATGGTGGTAACGGTACCAGTGGCCATGCTCGTCCAGCGGCACCAGGAACACCTGGTGGGCCGCCAGATACTCGAGGATTTCGGCGCTGTCATGGGCTTCGCGCACGGCATCACACAGTTCGCTGCAAAAACGCTCCTGGGACGCGGTGTCGTAGAGAAACGCCTGCACCTCGGCGGGCAAACAATCGATGACTTCCTCAAGCAGATAATCGCGAATCAGCCCTTCGCCGCCATGCAGAGCCTGGGGCATGCGGCCCTCAGTACCGGCCTCGGAAGCGGCCAGCAACCAGAAACGCAGCCCGGCCACCCAGCCTTCACTGCGCTGGATCAGGCTCTCCAGGGCTTCCCCGCGCAGCGAGCTGCTGTGGTGCTGCAGCAAGGTCAGGGATTCTTCATGGGTCAGGCGCAGGTCCTGCTCGTTCAGTTCGAGCAATTGGCGCGACAGACGCAGGCGCGCCAGATGCCAGTCCGGGCGCTGTCGACTGGTGACCAGCACCAGCAAACCCTCTGGCAGGTGATTAAGGAAAAATTGCAGGCAACGGTCCAGCACCGGACTTTGAGCCAAGTGGTAGTCGTCGAGCACCAGAAGCAAGGGTTTATCCGGTGACAGATGCGCGGACAGCTCATCCAGCAGGCCGTCGAGCCATTCTTCGAAAGCGAAGGGTTGGTGGCGCTGGCGCATTTTCAACAGACCCAACGCCCGGCCTCCCAACTGCGGGAAGAACGCCTGCAGCCCTTCGAGCAGCCGCTCCAGAAAGCGTCCCGGGTCGTTGTCCCGGGCACTGAGCCCCAGCCAGAGGCTTTGCCAATGAGGCGGCAGGCTCTGGCAGAACTCCACCGCCAGTGAACTTTTGCCGAACCCCGCCGGGGCGCTCACCAACAGCAACCGACCTCCAAGCCCCGCACTCAAACGCTCGCACAACCGCGGCCGCACCACATGGCCGTCAGGCAAGGGCGGGCGGTAGAAGCGCCCGTCCTGTACCGCGACGGCGGTGCGGGCAGAACCCGGGAGTGAAGACAGATCAGTCATGGCCGGCTCTTGTTGAAATGCGGGTGGCGGCGTTGCAGATGTCCGCAGACTAGCGGTAAACGAGGAGGTATTGAAGGGAGTTGCTACAAATGGCTACAAAAAGGCTACAAGCCGACCGACTTGAAAAAAAATTCAGACAGCCACCGCTCCTGTGGCGAGGGAGCTTGCTCCCTCACCACAGGGGTTTTGTGTTGGTCAAAAAAACGCCCCGAACCAGTCGGGGCGTTTTTTGAGGATGCGGCCTCGGGTGAAGCTATTTAGCGGATACCCTGCTGACGCAGTGCGTTGGGAGTGAACTCGGCGGTGCTGGCGGTGAAGCCGAAGTCGTAGGCCGATTTCTCTTCGTTCTTCATGCCCAGGGCCAGATAGCGGCCGGACTGCAGGTCGTAGAGGGTTTCCAGGGCGTACCACGGCACTT encodes the following:
- a CDS encoding TRAP transporter small permease — its product is MNALRRIWEHFEEGFIAFLLATMTLVTFVYVVLNNLYTVFYSLGDNWPAASEPAFAIGDSIMGMAQAMTWSSSLTKALFGWLIFFGLSYGVRTAGHIGVDALVKLASKPVQRFIGVIACLCCLTYAGLLAVASFEWINTLMIAQIGAEDLGHFGIMQWHIGLIVPVGFALVFIRFAEILVRILMNRQTGLGLADEAAEAIKLTEHEEDKP
- the dctM gene encoding C4-dicarboxylate TRAP transporter large permease protein DctM — protein: MTIAFLFVALFVLMFIGVPIAISLGLAGSLTIIFFSPDSVRSLAIKLFETSEHYTLLAIPFFLLAGAFMTTGGVARRLIDFANACVGHIRGGLAIAAVLACMLFAALSGSSPATVAAVGSIAIAGMVRSGYPQSFGAGIVCNAGTLGILIPPSIVMVVYAAATETSVGKLFMAGVIPGVLLGLSLMVAIYIVAVKKNLPALPRATLREWLATARKAAWGLLLMVIILGGIYSGMFTPTEAAAVAAVYSAFIALFVYKDLTIRETPKVLLESAKLTIMLMFIIANAMLFAHVLTTEQLPQQITAWVIEAGLTPVTFLLVVNIVLLIAGAFMEPSAIILILAPILFPIAMQLGIDPIHLGIIMVVNLEIGLITPPVGLNLFVTSAVTGMSLPATIRAAMPWLMILLTFLMLITYVPWISLALPNWLGMN
- a CDS encoding TRAP transporter substrate-binding protein, with the translated sequence MLRPLRKALAFTLSFSLLGSAMAAEPIVIKFSHVVAEQTPKGQGALMFKKLVDERLPGRVKVEVYPNSTLFGDDKEMEALLLGDVQIIARSLAKFDQYTRSVQLFDLPFLFNDIAAVDRFQQSTPGQKLLKSMESKNITGLAYWHNGMKQLSANKPLRVPEDARGLKFRVQSSAVLEEQFKAVEARPQPMIFSVVYQGLRTGLVNGTENTYSNFYNQKQHQVQKYITESNHGILDYMLIASSDFWNGLPPDIRSELDKIVAEATAYANSEADRLNQQDKQFILDAGTTEIISLTPQQRNAWRDRMKPVWAKFEKEIGPDLIKAAEASNQVQ
- a CDS encoding alkaline phosphatase D family protein, with product MLPSSSDISPALPPVLVGPLLRRLEPTRLVMWLVGTRPLTLTLRVDGVGDLPLDATRCTVVPVGQQAFVHLIDVRLDTALPQDVAIDYDLLVDGASIAEWAPHLLYGQAQCPNFVLHSRIDQLVHGSCRKPHYPTNDGLLCVDRLLAQAPQQRPALLMMSGDQVYADDVAGPMLRAIHGLIERLGLFEECLDGAVVEDSAKLYEHPASYYHRADLLPALESNETLRERFFGGARKPIFTSSSADNHLVTFAEVMAMYLLVWSPVPWTLIDPQPPELTAERRQRYALEQQRIDGFKTGLGGAARVFAHLSCLMIFDDHDITDDWNLSAQWEETAYGHPFSKRIIGNALIAYMLCQGWGNNPDAFDDVVQQTVALSNTARDRYLDSGPQDKLIDTLLGFQQWHYVLPTTPALVVLDTRTRRWRSERNLKQPSGLLDWEALSELQQELLDHPSAIIVSPAPIFGVKLIETVQRVFSWCGYPLLVDAENWMAHRGAAQVILNIFRHSRTPGNYVVLSGDVHYSFVYEVLIPHRKGGPRIWQITSSGIKNEFPPALLEWFDRLNRWLYSPRSPLNWFTKRRSMRIVPHTPEHAEAGERLWNSAGIGQVFFNELGQPTQIFQHNANGKPPTRMLAPQEPSA
- a CDS encoding methylated-DNA--[protein]-cysteine S-methyltransferase encodes the protein MLPLYKTIPSPVGQLILVARDTKLAAILWENERLNRVRLGPLEEHSQHPVLKETERQLMEYFAGQRRRFELELDFAGTDFQVRVWQALLTIPFGETRSYRDIAIQIGQPTAVRAVGAANGRNPISIIAPCHRVIGTGGSLTGFAGGLAAKQFLLSLEGQQTLQLVF
- a CDS encoding LuxR C-terminal-related transcriptional regulator, whose amino-acid sequence is MTDLSSLPGSARTAVAVQDGRFYRPPLPDGHVVRPRLCERLSAGLGGRLLLVSAPAGFGKSSLAVEFCQSLPPHWQSLWLGLSARDNDPGRFLERLLEGLQAFFPQLGGRALGLLKMRQRHQPFAFEEWLDGLLDELSAHLSPDKPLLLVLDDYHLAQSPVLDRCLQFFLNHLPEGLLVLVTSRQRPDWHLARLRLSRQLLELNEQDLRLTHEESLTLLQHHSSSLRGEALESLIQRSEGWVAGLRFWLLAASEAGTEGRMPQALHGGEGLIRDYLLEEVIDCLPAEVQAFLYDTASQERFCSELCDAVREAHDSAEILEYLAAHQVFLVPLDEHGHWYRYHHLFSDLLRSRPSAPAMVPAATLHLRACRWFNAQGLIDEAVEQALRAGHLDVAANLVQNLSEEQLLAEQNVGMLLRWKMDLPDSLLISTPRLIVLYSWALGLACQLDAAEELAAHLSRFLPAPSATAQKSMLAQWLALSGIIARGRGDRETTVRYCTEALESLPQKRYGQRLMCLSTLSNLAIADGDLWRARALNRDSLELAQRVGNPLFEALAHYDRARVLQARGEILRALDEVRQGLQRLHALSPQRLYAVRARLILYEGFLLTLRMQPQAGLARLQAGLTEARACRDISVLIGHCVIARVEGHAREFARAFAELAEAERLMHIWDVPPIYYLAMITLVKCELWLAQGRTDLAEAWLARLGQTYTGERAAAPPEFHPQLPLHVELQQAVLESIRGQPMLAEGRLNALLEHGQQTGRQMLSVMALNQKVALLLSLGREPEARITLAQALEAAAGGVLQPFEWLLGEHREWLREQLLHAPPSTLRQNLLERLPSMTAQTAEPSVPVENLSSRERAVLQLIAQGCSNQEISEQLFISLHTVKTHASHINSKLGVERRTQAVARAKVLGLLG